In Sphaeramia orbicularis chromosome 5, fSphaOr1.1, whole genome shotgun sequence, a genomic segment contains:
- the rfesd gene encoding Rieske domain-containing protein, with amino-acid sequence MEETEQPAGGRYFVGRKDELIEAKRSFRTLEDRDIVIIYHQGVFHAIDSYCYHAGGILANGDIEELDGKLCIICPNHKYKISLAKGEGLYRGVDPREEQRVPRWYSKGVKQRVHTVTETDGDVYVQLSEERGWIESDYYQGEQGKVNRAKAEEAEKKALEKKASEKKALEKKA; translated from the exons ATGGAGGAGACGGAACAGCCTGCAGGTGGACGTTATTTTGTGGGCAGAAAGGACGAGCTGATTGAAGCTAAGCGCTCTTTCAGAACACTTGAGGACCGAGATATAGTCATCATCTACCATCAGGGGGTCTTTCATGCTATTGACTCTTATTGTTATC ATGCTGGGGGAATACTGGCGAATGGAGACATTGAG gaacTTGACGGCAAGCTGTGCATAATTTGTCCGAACCACAAGTACAAGATCTCTTTAGCCAAAGGGGAGGGCTTGTACAGGGGTGTTGACCCCAGGGAAGAGCAGCGTGTGCCCAGATGGTACTCGAAGGGTGTGAAGCAGCGAGTCCACACAGTCACCGAGACCGACGGGGATGTCTATGTTCAGCTTTCTGAGGAGAGGGGCTGGATCGAGTCAGACTACTACCAGGGAGAACAGGGCAAGGTGAACCGAGCCAAAGCtgaagaagcagaaaaaaaagcaTTGGAGAAAAAAGCATCGGAGAAAAAAGCTTTGGAGAAAAAAGCTTAG
- the nudt2 gene encoding bis(5'-nucleosyl)-tetraphosphatase [asymmetrical], with amino-acid sequence MALRACGFIIFRRVATCLPPSDSIEYLLLQTSYGEHHWTPPKGHVDPGEDDLTTALRETKEEAGLGPEHLQVIDSFLQKLEYEVRGRPKEVLYWLAELRDPGTSVTLSDEHQDYRWARLDEACTLAQYKDLQETLRAAQRHLEAQKDKQ; translated from the exons ATGGCGCTGCGTGCCTGTGGCTTCATCATATTTCGGCGTGTAGCCACCTGTCTTCCTCCATCAGATAGCATCGAATACCTCCTCCTGCAGACTTCATATGGAGAACACCACTGGACACCACCCAAAG GTCATGTGGACCCGGGTGAGGACGACCTCACCACAGCTCTGAGAGAGACCAAGGAAGAGGCCGGTCTGGGACCAGAGCATCTGCAAGTCATTGACAGTTTTTTGCAGAAGCTGGAGTACGAGGTGCGAGGCAGACCCAAGGAGGTGCTGTACTGGCTGGCTGAGCTCAGGGACCCGGGTACATCGGTCACTCTGTCTGACGAGCACCAGGACTACCGCTGGGCCCGGCTGGATGAAGCCTGTACTTTAGCCCAGTACAAGGACCTGCAGGAGACACTGAGAGCAGCACAGAGACACTTAGAGGCCCAGAAGGACAAACAGTGA